The nucleotide window GGCTGCCCGGCGGCCAAGAACCTGGCGCTCGGACGGTTCGAATGTCCCCTGCCCACGGCCCGGACCTGCAACGCCAACTGCGTGGGCTGCATCTCCTACCAGCCCGAGGATTCCGGGTTCCCGTCGCCGCAGTGCCGCATCTCCTTCACGCCCACGGCCCAGGAGATCGTGGACATCATGCGCCGCCACGAATCGCGCGAACGCCGCCCCATATTCTCCTTCGGCCAGGGATGTGAGGGCGAGCCCCTGACCGAGGCCGAACTGATCTGCGAGGCCGTCAAGCGATACCGCTCCGACGGCGGCATGGGCACGGTCAACGTCAACACCAACGGTTCGCGCACCCAGGTCATGCCCGCCCTCAAGGTGGCCGGGGTCAACTCCATCCGGGTCAGCCTCAACTCCGCCCGCAAGGGACCGTACGAGGCATACTACCGGCCCAAGGGGTATTCCTTCGAGGACGTCAAGGCGACCATAGCCAAGGCCCACGACGTGGGGCTCTACGTTTCGCTCAACCTGCTCTACTTCCCGGGCATCACGGACACGGAAGAGGAATTCGACGCCCTGGTCGAGCTGGGCGAATGCTGCAAGTACGACTTCATCCAGCTGCGCAACCTGAACCTCGACCCCGAGCTGTACCTCGAGCTCATGGCCCCCTTCGGGCACTCCCCGTCCATGGGATTCATGAATTTCAAGAAGCGCCTCAAAAAGGCCCTGCCCTGGATCAAGTACGGATACTTCAACCCGTACCTGGGGTAGAGACACGCCAGTAATAACGCCGCCTTCCTTGATAGGAAGGCGGCTTTTTTGGGGGTGGGCGCGCATTCGCGTTAAGCGGTGTCCGTTCTCCCTACTTTGTGTTCCGCCACTCGGCGGCCCTATTTTTGGGGCGCTTTCGGGGTAGCTCGCGCTGCCAGGCCCAAGAGCCTGTAGGCGACTTTGCTGCCCGTCTGCAGACTTGCCTGCGGCAAGGTCGACGGGCTGCGCAAGTCGCCCGAAACAGGCCCTAGGGTCTGCCAACGGATTGTCCATCTCTGCCGTTTGGGACCGGTAACTCCAATAGGTGCACCATTGGAACGCCATCTGCCCAGACAATTGTGGTTTGCACCAGCCCTTGATGGAGGCTCAGAAGCCGACGGCGAGGGGTGACGGCTCTGTTTTTGGAAAGCGACGATTTGCCAGGGACTTCACCCTCAGGAAACACGAAGCGCGTTCCATCCCCCAAGGGACAGGAGCCGCCCCGAGTGCATCGGATTCTTGCCGAGATCTTGGGGGCGGCCAAGCTTGAAAAGCGCACTTTTTGCTTACTTTTTGGTGCGCCAGCCACAAATCCGCAGGACAGCGGATTTGGAGCGCGCCTGAAAGGCGCGACCCCGGAGGGGTGAGGGCCACGGACGGCCCGAATCAAAAAGTCAGCCGCTGTAAAAGCGGAACACAACGTAAGGAAAACGAGTGCAGCCAAACGCGAATGCGCGCCCACCCCAAAAAACAAGCGATCAAGCCCGCACCACGGGCTTGGAGACCAAACAAAAAGGCCGCCCACAAGGGCGGCCCTGACATTCTTTTAAGGCACGCTGCCGAAGCGCCCCACCAATGGGGCTAGGGGAATATGACCTCCACCTGCTCGGACGCGCCCTCGCGCTTCACGATCTCGCCGATGCGATAGGCATCGACATCGTCGCGTGCGTCGAGCATCTCCATGGCCCTGTCCGCGCTGTCCGCGTCGAGGATGAGGATGTAGCCGATGGAACAGTTGAAAATCTGGAGCATCTCGGGCCAGGACAGGTCGCCCTCGGTCTTGAGCCAGTCGAAGACGGGCAGCATGGGCCAGGAGCCGAACTCGATGCGGGCGGTGACGTTTTCGGGCAGGATGCGCGGCACGTTGTCGTAGAAGCCGCCGCCCGTGACGTGGACCATGCCCTTGATGGTCATGGCGTCCATGAGCTCCAGCACCGGCTTGACGTAAATCCTGGTCGGCTCGATGAGCACCTCGGCTGCGGTCCGGTCCGTCCCGGGGAAGGTGTCGGTCGCCTTGAGGCCGGAGGCGTCGAAAACCTTGCGGATGAGCGACCAGCCGTTGGAGTGCGCCCCCGAGGAGCCGAGTCCGATGATCACGTCGCCGGACGCCACTTCCTTGCCCGTGACGAGTCGGGGCGTGTCCACCATGCCCACGGCGAATCCGGACAGGTCGTACTCGCCGTCCGGGTAGAACCCGGGCATCTCGGCGGTTTCGCCGCCCAGCAGGGCGCAGGCGGATTGTCGGCACCCTTCGCAGACGCCGGAAACCACCTGCTCGGCCACGCCGGACTCGAGCTTGCCGGTGGCGAAATAGTCGAGAAAGAAAAGCGGGGTCGCGCCCTGGACCAGCACGTCGTTGACGGACATGGCCACCAGGTCGATGCCCACGGTGTCGTGCTTGTCGAACATGAAGGCGAGCTTCAGCTTGGTGCCCACGCCGTCGGCGCCGGCCACCAGCATGGGAGCCTCCATGCCCGCGATCTCGGGCTTGAACAGGCCGCCGAAGCCGCCGATGTCGGTTGCCACGCCGGGGGTGAAGGTGGACTTGACCATATCCTTGATACGGCTGACGAACAGGTTGCCCGCCTCGATGTCCACGCCCGCTGCGGTATATGCCTGGGAACGCTTGGCGCTTTCGCTCATTGAAGTCTCCTCGGATTCGGGTTGGTACGGGTTATAGATTGTTGCCGGACCAAGTTCAAGAGGCAATATGCGCGGCCCGCCAATTGCATTGATTTTTCCCCTGAGAGCACCTATGTAGGAAATAGGGAAAACATCGTTTTCACTGCGGAGGAAACCATGCGTCATTTCAACACCATAGTCCTGGCCGTCCTGACCGTTTTCTTTTTGACGATCCCCACGGCCTCGGCCCAAAACAAATTCAAGAATGAGGACACGGCCAAAAACCGGCAGGACAACACGTTCGGCACAGGCTACCGCGAAGAAGGCACGGACATCTCCGTGGGCAAGGACGAGCGCGGGAGCTCGGTCATCAGGAGCACGGCCACGCCCAAGAAAGAGGTAGACTGGTACGACAAGATCGACATCGAGGTCGAACCCCAGGTCAACTGGCCCACGGACTCCACCACCACCTCGACCACCACCCAGGAGACCGTCGACCCGGCGGGCGACACGACCACCCCCACGACCACCACCGAAACCAAGACCGAAACGCCATGACTGAAGCGCGTCTGTGGAAACCCCTCAAGGACGGCCTGGTCCAGTGCCGACTGTGCAACCACTACTGCCTGATCAAGCCGGGCAGCCGCGGGGAGTGCGGGGTGCGTGAAAACCGCAGCGGCACCCTGTACGCATTGAACTACGGCAAGATCGCGGCCC belongs to Pseudodesulfovibrio portus and includes:
- a CDS encoding radical SAM protein, which gives rise to MPSKKKPQPRMLFASPDGEIFDHPDLLLMVRRGDEFGLPRPDEISVLPDESEFFMLPGRHAMGYNPETGETEVMEELAVAAFACPGNTVTGIAAYESDDDAPILPLLSYGAIGYAEGKFWVCAKKVDEDNRQVFKHIPPDRVEAGAHELITEMPDNRLVNHLAGCALASGCPAAKNLALGRFECPLPTARTCNANCVGCISYQPEDSGFPSPQCRISFTPTAQEIVDIMRRHESRERRPIFSFGQGCEGEPLTEAELICEAVKRYRSDGGMGTVNVNTNGSRTQVMPALKVAGVNSIRVSLNSARKGPYEAYYRPKGYSFEDVKATIAKAHDVGLYVSLNLLYFPGITDTEEEFDALVELGECCKYDFIQLRNLNLDPELYLELMAPFGHSPSMGFMNFKKRLKKALPWIKYGYFNPYLG
- the purM gene encoding phosphoribosylformylglycinamidine cyclo-ligase, whose translation is MSESAKRSQAYTAAGVDIEAGNLFVSRIKDMVKSTFTPGVATDIGGFGGLFKPEIAGMEAPMLVAGADGVGTKLKLAFMFDKHDTVGIDLVAMSVNDVLVQGATPLFFLDYFATGKLESGVAEQVVSGVCEGCRQSACALLGGETAEMPGFYPDGEYDLSGFAVGMVDTPRLVTGKEVASGDVIIGLGSSGAHSNGWSLIRKVFDASGLKATDTFPGTDRTAAEVLIEPTRIYVKPVLELMDAMTIKGMVHVTGGGFYDNVPRILPENVTARIEFGSWPMLPVFDWLKTEGDLSWPEMLQIFNCSIGYILILDADSADRAMEMLDARDDVDAYRIGEIVKREGASEQVEVIFP